Proteins from one Catenuloplanes atrovinosus genomic window:
- a CDS encoding glycosyltransferase family 2 protein — MPRLGIGLPVYNGERYLSSVLDCLRRQTFADFEVTICDNASTDGTARIAREVAAEDPRFRYVRNETNIGAPGNFNRVFQLSRAELYAWVAADDEYDPAYFQRCVELLDQRPDAIGAFTKVRLIDEHGAPVGVPDELIRLDDPDPAVRFGDLASFRHSCFSVFGVYRRAALARTRGLLPFWNADRVLLAELALQGPVVVYPAPLYRNRQHTGRLTSRAARRDIRDYSSERAPRALTWHYAGQLWKAIQSADLDEAQRRRIQRAFAGWTARHPGKLARSAMRGALESARDLRPVRRGGAAISGGMGLSWATLELASALPSGLGF; from the coding sequence ATGCCCCGGCTCGGTATCGGTCTGCCCGTCTACAACGGTGAGCGGTACCTGTCGTCGGTGCTGGACTGCCTGCGTCGCCAGACGTTCGCCGACTTCGAGGTCACCATCTGTGACAACGCGTCGACCGACGGCACCGCGCGCATCGCCCGGGAGGTCGCGGCCGAGGACCCACGCTTCCGCTACGTGCGGAACGAGACGAACATCGGCGCGCCCGGCAACTTCAACCGCGTCTTCCAGCTCAGCCGCGCGGAGCTGTACGCGTGGGTGGCCGCGGACGACGAGTACGACCCGGCCTACTTCCAGCGCTGCGTCGAGCTGCTCGACCAGCGACCGGACGCGATCGGCGCGTTCACCAAGGTCCGGCTGATCGACGAGCACGGCGCGCCGGTGGGCGTCCCGGACGAATTGATCCGCCTGGACGACCCGGATCCGGCCGTGCGCTTCGGCGACCTGGCCTCGTTCCGGCACTCCTGCTTCAGCGTGTTCGGCGTCTACCGGCGCGCGGCGCTCGCCCGTACCCGCGGACTGCTGCCGTTCTGGAACGCGGACCGCGTGCTGCTGGCCGAACTGGCGTTGCAGGGACCGGTCGTGGTCTATCCGGCGCCGCTCTACCGGAACCGGCAGCACACCGGCCGGCTCACCTCCCGCGCGGCGCGGCGGGACATCCGCGACTACAGCTCGGAGCGGGCGCCGCGCGCGCTGACCTGGCACTACGCGGGCCAGTTGTGGAAGGCCATCCAGTCCGCGGACCTCGACGAGGCGCAGCGCCGCCGGATCCAGCGCGCGTTCGCCGGCTGGACCGCGCGGCACCCGGGCAAGCTGGCCCGCAGCGCCATGCGCGGCGCGCTGGAGAGCGCGCGTGACCTGCGGCCGGTGCGCCGCGGCGGCGCCGCGATCAGCGGCGGCATGGGCCTGTCCTGGGCGACGCTGGAACTGGCCTCCGCGCTGCCGTCGGGCCTCGGGTTCTGA